In a single window of the Streptomyces sp. CGMCC 4.7035 genome:
- a CDS encoding C40 family peptidase has protein sequence MTALNRVPSLLSRAGTASALTLAAVGGSIAVPGVAGDAAAATPATKALQVAASKKGAPYQWGATGPRRFDCSGLTLYAYKKAGKTLPRTAAAQYNKTHHISASHRKAGDLVFFHSGRNIYHVGIYAGKGKIWHSPRTGDVVRLQKIWTKSVWYGRVS, from the coding sequence ATGACTGCGCTCAATCGTGTCCCGTCGCTGCTGAGCCGGGCCGGTACGGCCTCGGCACTCACCCTCGCCGCCGTCGGCGGCAGCATCGCGGTCCCCGGCGTCGCCGGCGACGCGGCGGCGGCGACCCCTGCGACGAAGGCGCTCCAGGTCGCCGCGTCCAAGAAGGGAGCTCCCTACCAGTGGGGCGCCACCGGACCGCGCCGCTTCGACTGCTCCGGGCTCACGCTCTACGCGTACAAGAAGGCGGGCAAGACCCTGCCCCGTACGGCGGCGGCCCAGTACAACAAGACGCACCACATCTCCGCCTCCCACCGCAAGGCGGGCGACCTGGTGTTCTTCCACTCGGGCCGGAACATCTACCACGTCGGCATCTACGCCGGGAAGGGAAAGATCTGGCACTCCCCGAGGACCGGGGACGTGGTCAGGCTCCAGAAGATCTGGACGAAGAGCGTGTGGTACGGGCGCGTCAGCTGA
- a CDS encoding DUF6328 family protein: MADRPPDQARNETPLERSDRNFAELLQELRVTQTGVQILFAFLLTLAFTPRFPSLDTVQRATYVTTLLLAVLAAALFTAPAALHRSLFQQNAKPAIVQISSRLATAGLGVLMLAFTGAVLLVVNVSLGLGAGIAAGGGTLLVCVGLWGVLPRLVRRTGLTSPRAPAPTDREPSERTR; the protein is encoded by the coding sequence ATGGCCGACCGACCTCCCGACCAGGCACGGAACGAGACGCCCCTGGAGCGTTCCGACCGCAACTTCGCGGAGCTTCTGCAAGAGCTGCGGGTCACGCAGACCGGGGTGCAGATCCTCTTCGCCTTCCTGCTGACGCTGGCCTTCACCCCGCGCTTCCCGTCCCTCGACACGGTCCAGCGCGCCACGTACGTCACCACGCTCCTGCTCGCCGTGCTGGCCGCGGCCCTGTTCACGGCGCCGGCCGCCCTGCACCGTTCACTCTTCCAGCAGAACGCGAAGCCGGCCATCGTGCAGATCTCCTCCCGGCTCGCCACGGCCGGGCTGGGGGTCCTCATGCTGGCGTTCACCGGGGCGGTCCTGCTGGTGGTGAATGTGTCGCTCGGCCTGGGTGCCGGGATCGCCGCCGGCGGGGGCACGCTCCTGGTGTGTGTGGGGCTGTGGGGCGTTCTGCCCCGCCTGGTGCGGCGCACCGGACTCACCTCACCACGGGCCCCAGCACCGACAGACCGAGAACCGTCGGAACGCACCCGGTGA
- a CDS encoding ATP-binding protein — protein MADHQEASVTLPSDPASVSAARKYVTSVLVEWGLPSDAEVADTVRLIVSELATNAVQHTFGQSPTFTVDIALDRDELLRIGVTDSHPRLPKRLPAAVQQDNGRGLVIIRWLTAEYGGKLSVRPTREGGKTVAIELPWNAPVQSVTAGGQTEP, from the coding sequence ATGGCAGATCACCAGGAAGCATCCGTCACTCTGCCGAGCGATCCCGCCTCGGTCTCCGCCGCCCGAAAATACGTCACCAGCGTTCTCGTCGAATGGGGCCTGCCGAGCGACGCCGAAGTCGCCGACACCGTCCGCCTGATCGTGTCCGAACTCGCGACCAACGCGGTGCAGCACACCTTCGGGCAGTCGCCCACGTTCACGGTCGACATCGCGCTCGACCGGGACGAGTTACTGCGCATCGGTGTCACCGACAGTCACCCGCGTCTCCCGAAGCGCCTGCCCGCGGCCGTGCAGCAGGACAACGGCCGAGGCCTGGTGATCATCCGCTGGCTGACCGCCGAGTACGGCGGCAAGCTGAGCGTGCGGCCCACCCGCGAGGGCGGGAAGACGGTCGCGATCGAACTCCCGTGGAACGCACCCGTGCAGTCGGTCACCGCGGGAGGACAGACGGAGCCTTGA
- a CDS encoding helix-turn-helix domain-containing protein: protein MQYGPAVRRRKLGAELRALRAGACLTSGEAAALVGWHQSKVSRIETGASGVKPADVRLLLDAYGVEDPELRELLLVLAGSEDGGGRQNWWHAYRGVLPPTYRDFISLESQASGMRTLETSVVPGLLQTPEYARAVTRAAVGTLEDGKLDALVEVRLARQDVLRADPPLKLSAVLDEAVLRREVGGPKIMARQLERLMEAARLPQVRLQVLPFAAGAHIGITGPFVIFSFPSRSDLDVVVLDHLTSSLYLERKEDLQAYSEAFKSLQIHALSPEDSLDYIAALAGDA, encoded by the coding sequence ATGCAGTACGGACCAGCGGTGCGCCGCCGCAAACTCGGCGCCGAATTACGCGCTCTGCGCGCCGGGGCGTGTCTCACGAGCGGTGAGGCTGCCGCTCTCGTCGGCTGGCACCAGTCGAAGGTGAGCCGGATCGAGACGGGTGCCAGCGGGGTCAAGCCTGCCGACGTGCGGCTGCTGCTCGACGCGTACGGCGTCGAGGACCCCGAACTGCGCGAACTGCTCCTCGTGTTGGCGGGCTCCGAGGACGGCGGCGGCCGGCAGAACTGGTGGCACGCCTACCGCGGGGTGCTGCCGCCGACCTACCGCGATTTCATCAGTCTGGAGTCCCAGGCGAGCGGGATGCGCACACTGGAGACCTCCGTCGTGCCGGGGCTGCTGCAGACGCCGGAGTACGCCCGGGCCGTGACCCGGGCCGCGGTCGGCACCCTGGAGGACGGCAAGCTGGACGCCCTGGTGGAGGTGCGGCTGGCCCGGCAGGACGTGCTGCGTGCCGATCCGCCGCTGAAACTGAGCGCCGTCCTGGACGAGGCGGTGCTGCGCCGGGAGGTCGGCGGACCGAAGATCATGGCGCGGCAGCTGGAGCGGCTCATGGAGGCGGCCCGGCTGCCCCAAGTACGGCTCCAGGTCCTGCCGTTCGCCGCCGGGGCGCACATCGGCATCACCGGGCCTTTCGTTATCTTCTCATTTCCGAGCAGATCCGATCTGGATGTGGTTGTTCTCGACCACTTGACGAGTAGCCTCTACCTCGAGCGGAAAGAAGACCTCCAGGCCTACAGCGAGGCCTTCAAGTCCCTTCAGATCCACGCCCTTTCGCCCGAGGACTCGTTGGATTACATCGCCGCGTTGGCCGGCGACGCGTAA
- a CDS encoding DUF397 domain-containing protein has translation MSALPRHIPSSTSLHDVRWLRSSRSTGMNNCVETARPVHGPWTGLVAVRDSKNVTGPALFFTPDAWEEFLAELS, from the coding sequence ATGTCAGCACTGCCTCGGCACATCCCCTCCAGTACGTCCCTCCACGATGTGCGGTGGCTGCGCAGCAGCCGCAGTACGGGAATGAACAACTGCGTGGAGACGGCCCGTCCGGTCCACGGCCCGTGGACCGGACTGGTGGCCGTGCGCGACTCCAAGAACGTGACCGGACCCGCCCTGTTCTTCACCCCCGACGCCTGGGAGGAGTTCCTCGCCGAACTGAGCTGA
- a CDS encoding 8-amino-7-oxononanoate synthase, translated as MAFGWIEEQARARRRAGLVRTLRPRPADSPLLDLASNDYLGLARHPEITEGAARAARLWGGGSTGSRLVTGTTELHGELERELADFCGFEAALVFSSGYAANLAAVTALAPHGSLIVSDAGNHASLIDGCRLARGTTQVVAHADPEAVRKALDTHRGPAVAVSDTVFSVDGDAAPLAEVAAACREYGAGLIVDDAHGLGVLGNGGRGAPHAAGLAGASDVVVTVTLSKSLGSQGGAVLGPAHVIDHLVNAARTFIFDTGLAPAAAGAALAALRLLRREPERAARARTVATALHTRLTAEGHEAVRPDAAVVSVRAPSPEQAVRWAADCRAAGVAVGCFRPPSVPDGISRLRLTARADLTEGQIEHAVRVIGETRP; from the coding sequence ATGGCGTTCGGCTGGATCGAGGAGCAGGCGCGGGCGCGCCGCCGGGCCGGACTCGTCCGCACGCTGCGCCCCCGCCCGGCCGACTCCCCGCTCCTCGACCTCGCGAGCAACGACTACCTGGGCCTGGCCCGCCACCCGGAGATCACCGAGGGTGCGGCCCGGGCGGCCCGGCTGTGGGGCGGCGGCTCGACCGGCTCCCGGCTCGTCACCGGCACCACGGAGCTGCACGGCGAACTGGAGCGCGAGCTCGCCGACTTCTGCGGCTTCGAGGCGGCCCTCGTCTTCTCCTCCGGGTACGCGGCCAACCTCGCGGCGGTCACCGCGCTCGCGCCGCACGGTTCCCTGATCGTCTCCGACGCGGGCAACCACGCCTCGCTCATCGACGGCTGCCGGCTCGCGCGCGGTACCACCCAGGTCGTCGCGCACGCCGACCCCGAGGCGGTCCGAAAGGCGCTCGACACCCACCGGGGACCCGCCGTCGCGGTCTCCGACACGGTTTTCTCGGTGGACGGCGACGCGGCCCCACTGGCCGAAGTGGCCGCCGCCTGCCGGGAGTACGGAGCCGGACTGATCGTCGACGACGCCCACGGCCTCGGCGTCCTCGGGAACGGCGGCCGGGGTGCCCCGCACGCGGCGGGGCTCGCGGGCGCGTCGGACGTCGTGGTGACGGTGACCCTGTCGAAGTCGCTGGGCAGCCAGGGCGGCGCCGTCCTCGGCCCGGCACATGTGATCGACCATCTGGTCAATGCCGCCCGGACGTTCATCTTCGACACCGGGCTCGCCCCCGCCGCGGCGGGGGCGGCGCTCGCGGCGCTGCGTCTGCTGCGCCGCGAGCCGGAGCGTGCCGCGCGGGCCCGCACGGTGGCGACGGCCCTGCACACCCGCCTCACGGCCGAGGGCCATGAGGCGGTGCGGCCGGACGCCGCCGTCGTCTCCGTGCGGGCACCCTCCCCCGAGCAGGCCGTACGGTGGGCGGCCGACTGCCGTGCGGCGGGAGTCGCCGTCGGCTGTTTCCGCCCGCCGTCGGTGCCCGACGGCATCTCACGGCTGCGCCTGACCGCCCGAGCGGACCTCACCGAAGGGCAGATCGAGCACGCCGTCCGCGTGATCGGCGAGACGCGACCGTGA